Proteins from one Streptosporangium becharense genomic window:
- the galT gene encoding galactose-1-phosphate uridylyltransferase, whose protein sequence is MKRTVTHLADGRELFYFDRRDDADRGAIDERDLPPRPPASELRYDPLTEEWIAVAGHRQGRTFLPPASECPLCPSRPGRLTEIPSPDYDVVVFENRFPSFSTQPGAYEQVGGLSEVRAGAGRCEVVCFTSDHDSSFSRLSPEQVELVMEAWIDRTAELSAVPGVEQVFCFENRGAEIGITLAHPHGQIYAYPYVTPRTRTTLEAARRHRERTGGNLFADVLAAEREAEVRVVASNEHWTAFVPAAARWPVEVHLYPHRRVPDLGGLEPAERAAFGPLYTDVLRRLDGLFDMPMPYIAAWHQAPVNVGRDLSYAHMELFSIRRAANKLKYLAGSESAMGAFVNDVLPEQTAHLLRSVVTN, encoded by the coding sequence ATGAAGCGCACCGTCACCCACCTGGCCGACGGCCGCGAGCTGTTCTACTTCGACCGGCGGGACGACGCGGACCGCGGCGCGATCGACGAACGCGACCTGCCGCCCCGCCCGCCGGCCTCGGAACTGCGTTACGACCCGCTCACCGAGGAGTGGATCGCGGTCGCCGGTCACCGTCAGGGCCGCACCTTCCTGCCACCGGCCAGCGAGTGCCCGCTGTGCCCGTCCCGCCCCGGCCGGCTGACCGAGATCCCGTCCCCCGACTACGACGTGGTGGTCTTCGAGAACCGCTTCCCGTCCTTCTCCACCCAGCCGGGGGCGTACGAGCAGGTCGGTGGGTTGAGCGAGGTCCGCGCGGGGGCGGGCCGCTGCGAGGTGGTCTGCTTCACCTCCGACCACGACTCCTCCTTCTCCCGGCTCTCCCCCGAGCAGGTCGAGCTGGTCATGGAGGCGTGGATCGACCGCACGGCGGAGCTGTCCGCGGTGCCGGGCGTGGAGCAGGTGTTCTGCTTCGAGAACCGGGGAGCGGAGATCGGGATCACGCTGGCCCACCCGCACGGTCAGATCTACGCCTACCCGTACGTCACCCCGCGCACCAGGACCACCCTGGAGGCGGCCCGGCGCCACCGGGAACGGACCGGCGGCAACCTGTTCGCCGACGTGCTCGCCGCAGAGCGGGAGGCGGAAGTCCGGGTGGTCGCCTCGAACGAGCACTGGACGGCCTTCGTCCCGGCGGCGGCGCGCTGGCCCGTGGAGGTGCATCTCTACCCGCACCGCCGGGTGCCCGACCTGGGGGGTCTGGAGCCCGCCGAGCGGGCCGCGTTCGGGCCGCTCTACACCGACGTCCTGCGTCGCCTCGACGGGTTGTTCGACATGCCGATGCCCTACATCGCGGCCTGGCACCAGGCCCCGGTGAACGTCGGCCGGGATCTGTCGTACGCGCACATGGAGCTGTTCAGCATCCGGCGCGCGGCGAACAAGCTGAAGTATCTCGCCGGATCGGAGTCGGCGATGGGGGCGTTCGTGAACGACGTGCTGCCGGAACAGACAGCACATCTTTTGCGCTCCGTTGTCACGAATTAA
- a CDS encoding DeoR/GlpR family DNA-binding transcription regulator — MLAQQRQQAILEKVRGSGGVRVADLVRELGVSDMTIRRDLEVLAERGLVKKVHGGATAAGPGSTEEPGFAAKSARQQPEKEAIARHAARLVQPGTAIALSAGTTTWTLAHFLTEVPDLTVITNSIRIADVFHRSPGGDRTVVLTGGVRTPSDALVGPVAVTAIRGLHVDTLFLGVHGMSTRAGFTTPNLLEAETNRALVASAHRLVVLADHTKWDTVGISTIAELSEAHVLVTDSGLPTEAREELAAAVGELIITEPQQESEALSR; from the coding sequence ATGCTCGCCCAGCAGCGGCAGCAGGCGATCCTGGAGAAGGTGCGCGGCAGCGGCGGCGTCAGGGTCGCCGACCTGGTGCGGGAACTCGGCGTGTCCGACATGACGATCCGCCGCGACCTGGAGGTCCTGGCCGAACGCGGCCTGGTGAAGAAGGTGCACGGCGGCGCCACCGCCGCCGGGCCCGGATCGACCGAGGAACCGGGGTTCGCCGCCAAGTCGGCCCGTCAGCAGCCGGAGAAGGAGGCGATCGCCCGCCACGCCGCGCGGCTCGTCCAGCCCGGCACGGCCATCGCCCTGTCCGCCGGGACGACCACCTGGACGCTCGCGCACTTCCTGACCGAGGTGCCCGACCTCACCGTGATCACCAACTCGATCCGGATCGCCGACGTCTTCCACCGCTCTCCCGGGGGCGACCGCACGGTCGTGCTGACCGGCGGGGTTCGCACCCCGTCGGACGCCCTGGTCGGCCCGGTCGCGGTGACGGCGATCCGGGGGCTCCACGTCGACACGCTGTTCCTCGGGGTGCACGGGATGAGCACCCGCGCCGGGTTCACCACACCCAACCTGCTGGAGGCGGAGACCAACCGGGCACTGGTCGCCTCCGCGCACCGGCTGGTCGTGCTCGCGGACCACACCAAATGGGACACGGTCGGGATCAGCACGATCGCCGAACTGTCCGAGGCCCACGTCCTGGTCACCGACTCCGGCCTGCCCACCGAGGCCCGCGAGGAACTCGCCGCCGCGGTGGGCGAGCTGATCATCACCGAACCGCAGCAGGAGAGCGAGGCCCTGAGCCGATGA
- a CDS encoding HD domain-containing protein, with the protein MSAKLMSLWRSLAGPDAEGLGRELIDRYAEPHRRYHTTAHLEAVLAHVDALAHHADNPDLVRLAAWFHDAVYDPQRGDNEERSARLAERALPEMGLPPEAVATVARLVRLTVTHDPAPGDADGAVLSDADLAILGAPREIYAAYAAAVREEYGFVPEDAFRKGRAAVLRSLLELPAIFRIADLEVAARANIHAELERL; encoded by the coding sequence ATGAGCGCAAAGCTGATGAGCCTGTGGCGGTCCCTGGCCGGTCCCGACGCGGAGGGCCTGGGCCGGGAGTTGATCGACCGTTACGCCGAGCCGCACCGCCGCTATCACACCACCGCCCATCTGGAGGCCGTGCTGGCCCACGTCGACGCCCTCGCCCACCATGCGGACAACCCCGACTTGGTCCGGCTGGCGGCCTGGTTCCACGACGCGGTCTACGACCCGCAGCGAGGCGACAACGAGGAGCGCAGCGCCCGCCTGGCCGAACGCGCGCTGCCGGAGATGGGGCTGCCGCCGGAGGCCGTGGCCACGGTCGCCCGGCTGGTCCGGCTCACCGTCACGCACGACCCGGCTCCCGGCGACGCGGATGGCGCCGTGCTGTCGGACGCCGATCTGGCGATCCTGGGCGCGCCGCGGGAGATCTACGCCGCCTACGCGGCGGCGGTGCGCGAGGAGTACGGGTTCGTCCCCGAAGACGCCTTCCGGAAGGGCCGGGCCGCCGTGCTGCGCTCACTGCTGGAGCTACCCGCGATCTTCCGGATCGCGGACCTGGAGGTCGCCGCGAGGGCCAACATCCATGCGGAGCTTGAGCGGTTGTGA
- a CDS encoding PepSY domain-containing protein — MRPTWVLLVLITAVTACGNGPATPSPSPPDTPAPAPSALTTPVPVTFAEAAGIAERAAQGRLTDLQLYAAQPPAVWLAQVLGRDGRTLTGLRVNAVTGAVSGEQMEDPEELTTATRRLAADRIGAMGAWKAASGAVPGAWITAAVLEETGGVVVWEVEAIDSTRKVRKILVNAATGATIVLARDARPALPGGSPARP, encoded by the coding sequence ATGCGTCCGACCTGGGTCCTGCTCGTGCTGATCACCGCCGTCACGGCCTGCGGGAACGGTCCTGCGACGCCCTCGCCCTCCCCTCCGGACACGCCCGCTCCCGCACCGTCCGCCCTGACCACCCCGGTGCCGGTGACGTTCGCCGAAGCCGCAGGGATCGCCGAGCGGGCCGCACAGGGCCGGCTCACGGATCTGCAGCTGTACGCCGCCCAGCCCCCCGCCGTCTGGCTCGCGCAGGTCCTCGGCCGCGACGGCAGGACGCTGACCGGCCTGCGGGTGAACGCCGTCACCGGGGCGGTCTCCGGCGAGCAGATGGAGGACCCGGAGGAACTCACCACGGCCACCCGCCGCCTGGCTGCCGACCGGATCGGCGCCATGGGGGCGTGGAAGGCCGCCTCCGGTGCGGTGCCGGGCGCCTGGATCACCGCCGCGGTGCTGGAGGAGACGGGCGGTGTGGTGGTGTGGGAGGTGGAGGCGATCGATTCGACGCGGAAAGTCAGGAAGATTCTGGTGAACGCCGCCACCGGTGCCACGATCGTTCTCGCCCGGGACGCGCGGCCCGCTCTCCCCGGCGGTTCCCCGGCACGTCCCTGA
- a CDS encoding TIGR03086 family metal-binding protein: protein MMIIDVREAYHRALEDFGALVHRIGPEQWDSPTPCVDWDVRDLVNHVVGENLWAPELLGGRAVAEIGDAFEGDLLGDDPIKAFDTSAVAAMQATGGAGSLTRVVHLSFGDVSGREYVTELFADALIHTWDLARAIGADERLDPELVEACTVWFSGAGNGYRPAGAGAERQGTSSEADAQADLLASWGRQA, encoded by the coding sequence ATGATGATCATCGACGTCCGCGAGGCCTACCACCGTGCCCTGGAGGACTTCGGCGCTCTCGTTCACCGGATCGGGCCGGAGCAGTGGGACAGCCCCACCCCGTGCGTCGACTGGGACGTGCGCGACCTGGTCAACCACGTGGTCGGGGAGAACCTGTGGGCGCCGGAGCTGCTGGGAGGACGCGCCGTCGCGGAGATCGGCGACGCCTTCGAGGGGGACCTGCTCGGTGACGACCCCATCAAGGCGTTCGACACCTCCGCCGTGGCGGCCATGCAGGCCACGGGCGGTGCCGGCTCTCTCACCCGGGTGGTCCACCTGTCGTTCGGCGACGTGTCCGGCCGGGAGTACGTCACCGAACTGTTCGCCGACGCCCTCATCCACACCTGGGACCTGGCCCGCGCCATCGGCGCCGACGAGCGCCTCGACCCGGAGTTGGTCGAGGCGTGCACGGTCTGGTTCTCCGGTGCCGGGAACGGCTACCGCCCGGCCGGGGCGGGCGCGGAGCGGCAGGGGACGTCCTCGGAGGCCGACGCGCAGGCAGACCTGCTGGCCTCCTGGGGGCGGCAGGCCTGA